One window from the genome of Sphingomonas lacunae encodes:
- a CDS encoding M48 family metalloprotease, whose product MGRGTVPVKTSLRLLGVTLAGSTALGLASQPLLAQSGTVRPFTQAEKNQGAQAHAQIMQEFGGEYAGPATAYVRTVGQGVAVQSGLSNNPNDFTVTLLNSPVNNAFALPGGFIYSTRQLLALMNNEAELAGVLAHELGHTAARHSQQRQRRATRNSILGVLATVLGGAIGDNGGLLGSLGGLLQNNAMQAAQMATLGFSRSQETQADDLGIRYISAAGYDPAALATVLASLDAQNSLDLRLSGQDAARNIPAWASTHPDPASRVRRATERARAMNVVNGRTNRDQFLNAVNNLLYADDPRQGVVEGRQFLHPDLRLGFSVPEGFRISNGTTAVSIGSANGQAQFTMGSFSGDLDAYVRQAFQTVVGQNQSNVQLGAINRTTVNGIPAAYATARATTQQGQVDLIIFAYAFDSSKAYHFAALAPAGRLSVFDAMFASVRRLTPAEASAIRPRRVSVVTVRRGDTVQSLASRMAYQDSQLERFLVLNALSSSAVLTPGQRVKIVTYAGN is encoded by the coding sequence CGCGCAGGCCCATGCCCAGATCATGCAGGAGTTTGGCGGCGAATATGCCGGGCCTGCCACAGCCTATGTGCGGACGGTGGGGCAGGGGGTGGCCGTCCAGTCGGGCCTGTCCAACAATCCGAATGATTTCACCGTCACGCTGCTGAATTCGCCGGTCAACAACGCGTTCGCGCTTCCCGGTGGCTTTATCTATAGCACGCGCCAGTTGCTGGCTCTGATGAACAATGAAGCCGAACTAGCCGGGGTTCTGGCGCATGAACTCGGCCACACCGCCGCGCGCCATTCCCAGCAGCGCCAGCGGCGTGCCACACGCAACTCGATCCTTGGCGTCCTCGCCACCGTGCTGGGCGGTGCCATTGGCGATAATGGTGGCCTGCTGGGCAGCCTTGGTGGCTTGTTGCAAAATAATGCGATGCAAGCAGCGCAAATGGCGACACTGGGTTTTTCGCGCAGCCAGGAGACGCAGGCCGATGATCTGGGTATCCGCTATATCAGTGCGGCGGGTTATGATCCCGCTGCTCTGGCGACGGTGCTGGCCAGTCTCGATGCCCAAAACTCCCTCGACCTGCGCCTGTCGGGGCAGGATGCTGCCCGCAATATACCGGCATGGGCCAGCACCCACCCCGATCCGGCATCACGGGTCAGGCGGGCGACTGAGCGTGCCCGAGCCATGAATGTGGTGAACGGCCGCACCAATCGGGACCAGTTCCTCAATGCGGTCAACAATCTGCTTTATGCCGATGATCCCCGGCAAGGTGTGGTCGAAGGTCGACAGTTCCTGCACCCGGACCTGCGTTTGGGCTTCAGTGTTCCGGAGGGTTTTCGCATTTCCAACGGGACCACAGCGGTTTCAATCGGCAGTGCCAATGGCCAAGCCCAGTTTACGATGGGCAGCTTTAGCGGCGATCTGGATGCCTATGTCCGGCAGGCGTTCCAGACTGTTGTCGGGCAGAATCAGTCGAATGTTCAGCTGGGGGCGATCAATCGAACGACCGTCAACGGTATTCCAGCCGCTTATGCAACGGCCAGGGCGACCACGCAGCAAGGTCAGGTCGACCTGATCATCTTTGCCTATGCCTTTGATTCGTCGAAGGCCTATCATTTTGCCGCATTGGCGCCAGCAGGTCGATTGTCGGTTTTTGATGCCATGTTCGCTTCGGTCCGACGGCTGACGCCGGCTGAGGCAAGCGCCATTCGTCCGCGCAGAGTGTCTGTTGTAACCGTGCGTCGCGGTGATACCGTCCAAAGCCTGGCTAGTCGCATGGCCTATCAGGATTCGCAGCTCGAGCGGTTCCTTGTGCTGAACGCGCTGTCTTCGTCTGCTGTTTTGACTCCTGGCCAGCGAGTGAAGATTGTCACTTATGCGGGCAATTAG
- a CDS encoding (deoxy)nucleoside triphosphate pyrophosphohydrolase: MAYGVRRVNELLKKNGWRTDFAVLVVAAALIDTNNAILIQQCPKHKPLAGLWEFPGGKVEAGECCRVALCRELAEELGIRVEPGSLEEFSFVTGVTNDGKPLVLLLYCCRVWRGEVSAMDADALAWVPADQLTNYPLAPLDVPLAERLALLFR; the protein is encoded by the coding sequence GTGGCTTATGGCGTGCGCAGGGTTAATGAATTGCTTAAGAAAAATGGCTGGAGGACAGATTTTGCCGTGTTAGTTGTTGCAGCCGCCCTGATCGACACAAACAATGCCATTTTGATACAGCAATGTCCGAAGCATAAGCCATTGGCAGGATTATGGGAATTTCCCGGCGGTAAGGTGGAGGCGGGTGAATGCTGCCGTGTCGCACTCTGTCGAGAACTGGCGGAAGAATTGGGAATAAGGGTGGAGCCCGGCAGTCTCGAGGAGTTTTCCTTTGTCACTGGCGTAACGAATGACGGGAAGCCGCTGGTCTTGCTACTATACTGCTGCCGGGTCTGGCGAGGAGAGGTTTCTGCCATGGACGCGGATGCCCTGGCGTGGGTGCCTGCCGATCAATTGACCAACTATCCGCTGGCTCCGCTGGACGTTCCTCTCGCGGAACGTCTGGCCTTGCTGTTCCGCTGA
- a CDS encoding Flp family type IVb pilin translates to MNMIKKMIRNSKGATAIEYGLIAALIAVAGIAAFSAVGTGVQGTFTNASNKL, encoded by the coding sequence ATGAACATGATCAAGAAGATGATCCGCAACTCGAAGGGTGCGACCGCCATTGAATACGGCCTGATCGCCGCTCTGATCGCCGTCGCCGGCATCGCGGCTTTCTCGGCTGTTGGCACGGGCGTGCAGGGCACGTTCACCAACGCTTCGAACAAGCTGTAA